A stretch of Thermotoga sp. SG1 DNA encodes these proteins:
- a CDS encoding UDP-2,3-diacylglucosamine diphosphatase, whose protein sequence is MKRVFISDLHIGDGSAKDDFFFDSELSDFLEDLLDEKEVELFIVGDGFEILESRVVKELGLVSFDEVLRSLDETVINEIEKKHEKIFETLKKFAKKHTIYYVVGNHDYHILKNENLQKALKERFDRFEILPYYYDEKTKLLVLHGNQFDVINRFSLDRKSKKIIPPLGDFIARYMMVNFDENVINFAPEDVIRDYDNVRPLLDVFHWFEHVTEIYDIGVDLVELWLKSFLDMLRTNEAKRWMRNNFPRTHWLSKLFVNRLGGLEMGRILVRTVYTFRKLRRLDYLQKWAKIVLKGSQKWKKFMVGYEDLDKVDRVDILVMGHVHHFTYKIVPTPAGKKLYVNCGSWRPVLEKIGMKKKHGFHKKAELPKITMDFSNGKVEVKASITNMIGKI, encoded by the coding sequence ATAAAGAGGGTCTTCATAAGTGATCTTCACATAGGAGACGGATCCGCCAAGGATGATTTCTTTTTCGATAGCGAACTTTCAGATTTCCTGGAAGATCTACTGGATGAAAAAGAAGTGGAACTCTTCATTGTAGGGGACGGATTTGAGATCCTCGAAAGCCGCGTTGTGAAAGAATTGGGACTTGTTTCTTTCGATGAAGTATTGAGAAGCCTCGACGAAACCGTAATAAACGAGATAGAGAAAAAACACGAGAAGATCTTCGAAACGCTCAAGAAATTTGCAAAAAAACACACAATCTACTACGTGGTGGGAAACCATGACTATCATATTCTCAAAAATGAAAATCTTCAAAAAGCTCTGAAGGAAAGATTCGATCGATTTGAGATCTTGCCCTATTACTACGACGAAAAAACAAAGTTGCTAGTTCTTCACGGCAACCAGTTTGACGTTATAAATCGTTTCTCGCTGGACAGAAAAAGCAAAAAGATCATACCACCTCTTGGAGATTTCATAGCAAGGTACATGATGGTGAACTTCGACGAAAATGTCATAAACTTTGCTCCAGAAGATGTGATTAGAGACTACGACAATGTAAGACCTCTTCTCGACGTTTTTCATTGGTTCGAACATGTAACGGAGATCTACGATATCGGAGTGGATCTGGTGGAGCTCTGGTTGAAAAGCTTTCTCGACATGTTGAGAACGAATGAGGCAAAAAGATGGATGAGAAACAACTTTCCAAGGACCCACTGGCTCTCCAAGTTGTTCGTGAACAGACTCGGTGGTCTGGAAATGGGCAGAATTCTTGTGAGGACAGTCTACACATTCAGAAAACTTCGTAGGTTGGATTATCTTCAAAAGTGGGCCAAAATTGTGTTGAAAGGAAGTCAGAAATGGAAGAAGTTCATGGTGGGTTACGAAGATTTGGACAAAGTTGATAGAGTCGATATACTTGTAATGGGACACGTTCATCATTTTACTTACAAGATAGTTCCCACACCTGCTGGAAAGAAACTGTACGTGAACTGTGGTAGCTGGAGGCCTGTTCTGGAAAAGATCGGGATGAAAAAAAAGCACGGCTTCCACAAGAAAGCAGAACTTCCAAAGATAACGATGGACTTTTCGAACGGTAAGGTCGAGGTGAAGGCATCGATCACGAACATGATTGGAAAGATTTGA
- a CDS encoding HD-GYP domain-containing protein, with protein sequence MKCFFEEEDFEEIVEKMDRLYTKVDNLEESDIAFLKRKVPFSGISVVREKNNYTIYKGEEKLLEIPENSRELPVVAAYVLAGEKMLTASWTRRMVSGLLQAMIVLMEIEDENGWSHSQRVTRLAERVGKKLGLSEKRLSFLKECAMLHDVGKIGIEQLMLYTPTRIQIFEQYPQDHTIMGSVFLASLEVLWDAVPIVRHHHENWDGTGYPDGLKGEEIPLEARIIAVCDYYDVLTNFVSSEWEGRVKTHDEAIEMIKKEAGRKFDPTVVDAFLKIFSDETVE encoded by the coding sequence ATGAAGTGCTTTTTCGAGGAAGAAGACTTTGAAGAAATCGTGGAAAAGATGGATAGGCTTTACACGAAAGTGGATAATCTGGAAGAATCAGATATCGCTTTCTTAAAAAGGAAGGTTCCCTTCTCCGGAATTTCAGTTGTGAGAGAAAAAAACAACTACACGATTTACAAAGGAGAAGAAAAACTTCTGGAGATACCAGAAAATAGTAGAGAACTTCCGGTTGTCGCAGCTTACGTTCTTGCAGGCGAGAAAATGCTCACTGCAAGCTGGACGCGAAGAATGGTGAGTGGACTTCTTCAAGCGATGATAGTTCTGATGGAGATAGAAGATGAAAACGGCTGGAGCCACTCTCAGAGGGTAACAAGACTTGCTGAACGTGTCGGAAAAAAGCTGGGACTCTCCGAAAAGAGACTTTCCTTTTTGAAAGAATGCGCCATGCTTCACGACGTTGGAAAGATAGGAATCGAGCAACTCATGCTTTATACCCCAACAAGGATCCAGATATTCGAGCAATACCCTCAGGATCACACAATCATGGGTTCTGTTTTTCTGGCTTCCCTTGAAGTGCTCTGGGATGCGGTTCCTATCGTGAGGCATCATCATGAGAACTGGGACGGAACAGGTTATCCAGATGGTCTCAAAGGTGAGGAGATACCTCTCGAAGCACGCATCATAGCCGTCTGTGACTATTACGATGTTCTCACCAACTTCGTTTCATCTGAGTGGGAAGGGCGTGTGAAAACTCACGATGAGGCCATAGAAATGATTAAAAAAGAAGCAGGAAGAAAATTCGATCCAACGGTCGTGGATGCTTTCCTGAAAATATTCTCAGACGAGACTGTCGAGTAA
- the thrS gene encoding threonine--tRNA ligase: MKIKVILPDGSEKEYEKGTTPMEITRELDLKKVIGAVVDDEELWDLKRPLERNCRIRFVTLEDPEAPEFYRHTMAHILAQAVMRLYGKENVKLGIGPTIENGFYYDFDIRNGKLTEEDLPRIEQEMRKIIRENLPIERKEISKDEAREIFKDQSYKLELIEEIEGNTVTIYRQGEFIDLCKGPHLPSTGMVKHFKLLSVSGAYWRGNEKNPMLTRVYGTAFAKKEDLENYLKFLEEAQKRDHRKLGPQLELFMLNTEYAPGMPFFLPKGVVVLNELMNFSRELHRKRGYQEIFTPLIMNEQLWKISGHWDHYAENMYFIEKDEERYAVKPMNCPGHILVYKSRAVSYRDLPLRFFEFGRVHRYERSGVLHGLMRVRSFTQDDAHIFCTPDQIEDEILGVLELINTIYSQFGFTYRVELSTMPEDHMGDEAIWERATNALKRALDRAGLPYRVNEGEGAFYGPKIDFHIKDSLGREWQCATIQLDFMMPEKFNVTYIGPDNREHTAVMIHRAIYGSLERFFGILIEHFAGAFPTWIAPIQVAVIPISDKHNEGAKKVAAALSNEGFRVFLDDRRETLGYRIRQAQIQKIPYMIVLGDRELESGKLSVRTRSGKEIKDVKMDVFIDTLKKEVKDRKLKLILEG, translated from the coding sequence ATGAAGATAAAAGTGATTCTCCCGGATGGAAGTGAAAAGGAGTACGAAAAGGGAACAACACCGATGGAAATCACTCGGGAACTCGACCTCAAAAAGGTGATAGGTGCTGTTGTGGATGATGAAGAGCTCTGGGATCTCAAAAGACCTCTGGAGAGGAATTGTAGAATACGTTTTGTAACACTCGAAGATCCCGAGGCACCCGAGTTTTACAGACACACGATGGCACACATTCTCGCCCAGGCTGTAATGAGATTGTACGGAAAAGAAAACGTGAAACTGGGAATAGGCCCCACCATAGAAAACGGATTTTACTACGATTTTGACATAAGAAACGGAAAACTCACAGAAGAAGATCTCCCAAGGATAGAACAGGAGATGAGAAAGATAATAAGGGAGAACCTTCCCATAGAGAGGAAAGAGATCAGCAAAGACGAGGCAAGGGAAATCTTCAAAGATCAGTCGTACAAACTGGAACTGATAGAGGAAATAGAAGGAAACACGGTGACGATTTACCGTCAGGGGGAATTCATTGACCTGTGCAAAGGACCACATCTTCCTTCGACCGGTATGGTGAAACATTTCAAGTTGCTTTCGGTGTCCGGAGCCTACTGGAGAGGTAATGAGAAAAATCCCATGCTCACAAGAGTCTACGGCACAGCCTTTGCAAAGAAAGAGGACCTTGAAAACTATCTGAAATTTCTTGAAGAGGCACAGAAGAGAGATCACAGAAAACTCGGACCTCAACTGGAACTCTTCATGTTGAACACAGAATACGCCCCTGGTATGCCCTTCTTTCTCCCCAAAGGTGTCGTTGTACTCAACGAACTGATGAACTTTTCTCGAGAACTACACCGAAAGAGAGGCTATCAGGAGATCTTCACTCCACTCATAATGAATGAACAACTCTGGAAAATCTCAGGGCACTGGGATCATTATGCTGAGAACATGTATTTCATCGAAAAAGACGAAGAGAGATACGCAGTAAAACCCATGAACTGTCCAGGTCACATCCTTGTATACAAAAGCAGAGCCGTGTCCTACAGGGATCTTCCTTTGAGATTCTTCGAGTTCGGTCGGGTACACAGGTACGAAAGAAGCGGTGTTCTCCATGGCCTCATGAGAGTGAGGTCCTTCACTCAGGACGACGCACACATATTCTGTACACCAGATCAGATCGAAGATGAGATACTCGGAGTTCTAGAACTGATAAACACCATATACAGCCAGTTTGGCTTCACCTACAGGGTCGAACTCAGTACGATGCCTGAAGACCATATGGGTGATGAGGCGATCTGGGAAAGGGCTACAAACGCTTTGAAAAGAGCCCTGGACAGAGCGGGACTTCCTTACAGGGTGAACGAAGGAGAGGGTGCCTTCTACGGTCCCAAGATAGACTTTCATATAAAGGACTCTCTCGGAAGGGAATGGCAGTGTGCCACGATACAGCTTGACTTCATGATGCCAGAAAAATTCAACGTCACGTACATCGGGCCTGACAACAGGGAGCACACAGCGGTAATGATACACAGAGCGATATATGGTTCTTTAGAGAGGTTCTTTGGTATTCTCATAGAACACTTTGCAGGAGCGTTTCCAACCTGGATCGCACCGATCCAGGTAGCGGTGATCCCGATATCGGATAAGCACAACGAAGGAGCAAAGAAAGTGGCAGCAGCACTTTCCAATGAAGGATTCAGAGTTTTTCTGGACGATCGAAGAGAAACGCTGGGATACCGTATAAGACAGGCGCAGATTCAGAAAATACCTTACATGATCGTATTGGGAGACAGGGAGCTCGAAAGTGGGAAACTCTCCGTGAGAACACGTTCAGGAAAAGAGATAAAAGACGTGAAAATGGATGTTTTCATAGACACATTGAAAAAGGAAGTAAAAGACCGCAAGTTGAAGCTCATATTGGAGGGATAA
- the coaD gene encoding pantetheine-phosphate adenylyltransferase produces MIAVYPGSFDPITLGHVDIIKRALNIFDGLVVLVTENPRKKYLFSLDERKKLVESALKNVDRVRIDVHRGLLVNYLKKHGIKVLVRGLRAVTDYEYELQMALANKKLYSELETVFLTASEKFSFVSSSLVKEVAMYGGDVTEWVPSEVARALYEKLKEGK; encoded by the coding sequence ATGATAGCCGTTTATCCTGGATCTTTTGACCCCATAACACTGGGCCATGTGGACATAATAAAGAGGGCGCTGAACATTTTCGATGGGCTTGTTGTTCTCGTAACTGAAAACCCGCGAAAGAAATATCTGTTCAGTCTGGATGAGAGAAAAAAACTTGTGGAATCTGCATTGAAAAACGTGGACAGGGTGAGGATAGATGTTCACCGAGGTTTGCTCGTGAATTATTTGAAGAAACATGGTATAAAAGTTCTGGTGAGAGGTCTCAGAGCTGTGACGGATTACGAGTACGAACTCCAGATGGCTCTTGCCAATAAAAAACTTTACAGTGAACTGGAAACAGTTTTTCTGACGGCAAGTGAAAAGTTTTCTTTCGTTTCATCGAGTCTTGTTAAAGAGGTGGCCATGTATGGAGGAGATGTAACGGAGTGGGTACCTTCTGAAGTTGCCAGGGCACTGTACGAAAAATTGAAGGAGGGAAAGTAA
- a CDS encoding metallophosphoesterase family protein has product MTYAVGDIHGCFLALKILIERLPLKKDDELVFLGDYVDRGPNSKEVVEFLVELSRHHKCIFLRGNHEEMLLNCVKNHSECDLWYFNGARSTIESFGSIDEIRKYLDFFESTVYYYEKGNFVFVHGGVRPGVPLEKQNPFDLVWIRDEFIYSENPLPGKTVVFGHTPLAEPYISSDKIGIDTGCVYGGKLTALRVEDRTLFQVKCTDRRW; this is encoded by the coding sequence ATGACGTACGCTGTAGGGGACATACACGGTTGTTTCCTTGCCTTAAAGATCCTCATTGAGAGATTACCTCTGAAAAAAGACGACGAGCTCGTTTTCCTTGGAGACTACGTGGACAGAGGGCCGAATTCGAAAGAAGTGGTGGAATTCTTGGTAGAACTTTCTAGACACCACAAATGTATCTTTTTGAGAGGAAATCATGAAGAAATGCTTCTGAACTGTGTGAAGAATCACTCCGAGTGTGATCTTTGGTATTTCAATGGAGCAAGAAGTACAATAGAAAGTTTTGGAAGTATCGATGAGATCAGAAAGTACCTGGATTTTTTTGAAAGTACAGTTTACTACTATGAAAAGGGAAATTTTGTCTTCGTCCATGGTGGCGTGAGACCTGGAGTACCTCTTGAAAAGCAAAATCCCTTCGATCTTGTATGGATAAGGGACGAGTTCATCTACAGTGAAAACCCCCTTCCTGGGAAAACGGTGGTGTTTGGTCACACTCCCCTTGCGGAACCTTACATCTCATCGGATAAAATAGGTATAGACACGGGATGCGTTTACGGAGGGAAGCTCACGGCCCTAAGGGTGGAAGATAGAACGCTCTTCCAGGTGAAATGTACAGATAGGAGATGGTAG
- a CDS encoding glycosyltransferase family 4 protein: MNIGMFSDTYAPQINGVATSIRLYKKKLTERGHRVFVVAPSAPENEKDVLVVRSIPFPSERQHRISIASTRKILDFAKKEGIQVVHSHSPFFMGFKALKVQEELKLPHVHTYHTLLPEYRHYIPKPFTPSKKMVEHFSAWFCNLVNIVIAPTEDIKAELESYGVKRPIRVLPTGIEVEKFESAEAGDLKKKLGLEGKKVILYAGRIAREKNVDFLLKIFERLNSPDLCFVMVGDGPERKEIEEIAREKKLNLIITGYVDHEKIPEYYKLGDVFVFASKTETQGLVLLEALASGLPVVVLKWKGVKDVLKGCEGAILLEEENEMAFARTLREILTNPNLRDELSRKGKEFVKKEWAVDRFVEKLEEIYMEAIEEGPLEISASLMIKEFVKFEKLKTFFSKLEERIWR, from the coding sequence ATGAACATCGGTATGTTCAGTGATACTTACGCACCTCAGATAAACGGAGTGGCAACGTCCATAAGACTTTACAAGAAAAAACTCACAGAACGAGGCCACCGGGTATTTGTAGTGGCCCCTTCCGCTCCAGAGAATGAAAAAGATGTCCTTGTGGTGAGAAGCATTCCTTTTCCTTCAGAAAGACAGCACAGGATCTCCATAGCCTCAACCAGAAAGATTTTAGATTTTGCGAAGAAAGAGGGAATCCAGGTAGTGCATAGCCATTCTCCTTTTTTCATGGGATTCAAGGCGCTCAAGGTCCAGGAAGAACTGAAACTTCCACACGTTCACACATACCACACGCTCCTTCCTGAGTACAGACACTACATTCCCAAACCTTTTACCCCTTCGAAAAAGATGGTTGAACATTTCAGCGCATGGTTTTGCAATCTGGTGAACATAGTGATCGCACCAACAGAAGATATAAAAGCAGAACTGGAAAGTTACGGAGTGAAAAGACCCATCAGGGTTCTTCCGACAGGAATAGAGGTCGAAAAGTTCGAATCGGCTGAGGCTGGAGATCTCAAGAAAAAGTTGGGACTTGAAGGAAAAAAGGTGATACTTTACGCTGGAAGGATAGCAAGGGAAAAGAACGTGGATTTCCTTTTGAAGATCTTCGAGAGATTGAATTCTCCAGATCTGTGCTTTGTGATGGTGGGAGATGGACCCGAACGAAAAGAGATCGAAGAGATCGCAAGAGAAAAAAAACTGAACCTTATCATAACAGGTTACGTTGATCACGAGAAAATACCTGAGTATTACAAGCTAGGAGATGTTTTCGTGTTCGCCTCTAAAACGGAAACACAGGGACTGGTGCTTCTGGAAGCACTGGCCTCTGGTCTTCCAGTTGTGGTTTTGAAGTGGAAGGGAGTGAAAGACGTTCTCAAAGGTTGCGAGGGAGCGATACTTCTGGAAGAAGAAAATGAAATGGCTTTTGCCAGAACCCTAAGGGAAATCCTCACGAACCCCAATCTCAGAGACGAACTCTCAAGGAAGGGAAAAGAATTTGTGAAAAAGGAGTGGGCCGTGGATCGATTTGTTGAAAAGCTGGAAGAGATATACATGGAGGCAATAGAAGAAGGACCACTTGAGATAAGCGCCTCCCTTATGATAAAGGAATTCGTGAAGTTCGAAAAGCTGAAAACTTTCTTCTCTAAACTGGAAGAGAGGATCTGGAGGTGA
- a CDS encoding S41 family peptidase produces MKLNQLSRFVIISALVLVLTLILGGSTKTDLTIEEVNKALEPFFDSLSYILNYYYEADKLDINKLIDHAIDGLVKGTGDDFSYYQDPETYRESQIEMKGEYGGLGIEVTYDTEHSAIKVVAPMYGTPAWRAGLKAGDLIITIDGTPVSKMTYMEAVNNLRGEPGTPVTIEVLRDGEKLTFTIVREKIEIKMVLYSFIETEKGRIGYVRITRFGEKADSDMKNALDKIFEKGVKGLIIDVRDNPGGYLDVALKIVSMFVDRGVILKVRNGFGEEDVYESYGNNYPNVPIVVLTNEGSASASEILTGALKDLGIATVVGRKTFGKGSVQTGFPLSNGGVLFLTTAHYLTPSGKDIHRIGIEPDVVVEEEVEEELHAETREQIEIDTEKDPFIKKGLEVLLEKIK; encoded by the coding sequence ATGAAGCTCAATCAACTCTCAAGGTTTGTCATCATCAGTGCTTTAGTGCTGGTTCTCACACTCATCCTCGGTGGATCCACCAAAACAGACCTCACCATAGAAGAGGTAAACAAGGCATTGGAGCCGTTCTTCGACTCTCTTTCTTACATACTGAACTACTACTACGAAGCAGACAAACTCGATATCAACAAGCTCATAGATCACGCCATAGACGGCCTTGTGAAGGGAACAGGAGATGATTTTTCCTACTATCAGGATCCAGAAACCTATCGTGAAAGCCAGATAGAGATGAAGGGAGAGTACGGCGGCCTTGGAATAGAAGTGACTTACGACACAGAGCACAGTGCCATAAAGGTGGTTGCACCGATGTATGGAACGCCGGCATGGCGGGCTGGGCTGAAAGCGGGAGATCTCATCATAACGATAGACGGGACACCAGTCTCCAAGATGACGTACATGGAGGCGGTGAACAATCTGAGGGGTGAGCCTGGAACACCCGTGACGATAGAGGTTTTGAGAGATGGAGAAAAACTCACTTTCACCATCGTCAGGGAAAAGATAGAGATAAAAATGGTGCTCTACTCGTTCATAGAAACGGAGAAAGGAAGAATCGGATACGTGAGAATAACCCGATTCGGTGAAAAAGCCGATTCGGACATGAAGAACGCACTGGACAAGATCTTCGAAAAAGGTGTCAAGGGATTGATCATCGACGTGAGGGACAATCCAGGAGGATATCTCGATGTTGCACTAAAAATTGTCAGCATGTTCGTTGACAGAGGTGTGATCTTGAAGGTAAGAAACGGCTTTGGTGAAGAGGACGTTTACGAGTCCTACGGAAACAACTATCCGAACGTTCCGATAGTCGTTCTAACGAACGAAGGATCGGCCTCGGCATCTGAGATTCTAACGGGTGCTCTGAAAGATCTTGGCATCGCCACCGTGGTCGGCAGAAAAACTTTCGGTAAAGGTTCCGTTCAGACGGGATTTCCTCTGAGTAACGGTGGTGTGCTCTTTTTGACCACAGCGCACTATCTCACACCTTCAGGAAAGGACATACACAGAATTGGTATAGAACCAGACGTTGTGGTTGAAGAAGAGGTAGAAGAAGAGCTCCACGCGGAGACAAGAGAACAGATAGAGATAGATACAGAAAAGGATCCGTTTATAAAGAAGGGCCTGGAAGTTCTGCTAGAGAAGATAAAATGA
- a CDS encoding tRNA (adenine-N1)-methyltransferase, whose translation MADTLKPGDRVLLSFEDESEFLIDLEKDKKLHTHLGVIDLNEVLEKETGDIIRTSSGKKGYILKPRLIDEIMNMKRRTQIVYPKDSSFIVMMLDVKEGDRVIDTGVGSGAMCAVFARAVGSSGMVFAYERREEFAKLAEENLTKWGLIERVTIKVRDISEGFDEKGVDALFLDVPDPWNYVDRCWEALKGGGRFATVCPTTNQVQETLKRLYELPFVKVEVWESLFRPYKPVPERLRPVDRMVAHTAYMIFATKVCRKEEI comes from the coding sequence GTGGCCGATACACTGAAACCAGGAGACAGAGTGCTTCTTTCGTTCGAGGACGAGAGTGAATTTCTGATCGATCTGGAAAAGGACAAAAAACTGCACACACACCTTGGTGTGATCGACCTTAACGAGGTCCTTGAAAAAGAAACCGGAGACATCATAAGAACGTCATCCGGAAAAAAGGGCTACATCCTGAAACCCCGGCTGATCGACGAGATCATGAACATGAAGCGAAGAACACAAATCGTCTATCCAAAGGATTCGTCATTCATTGTTATGATGCTAGATGTGAAAGAGGGAGACAGGGTCATCGATACGGGTGTTGGAAGTGGGGCGATGTGTGCAGTTTTTGCACGAGCCGTTGGAAGCTCCGGAATGGTCTTTGCTTACGAAAGAAGAGAAGAGTTCGCAAAACTTGCAGAAGAAAACCTGACGAAATGGGGTCTGATCGAGAGAGTTACAATAAAGGTGAGGGACATATCCGAGGGGTTCGACGAGAAAGGTGTGGATGCTCTGTTTCTGGACGTGCCCGATCCCTGGAACTACGTGGATCGATGCTGGGAAGCCCTGAAAGGTGGTGGAAGATTCGCAACCGTCTGTCCAACTACCAATCAAGTCCAGGAAACTCTGAAGAGGTTGTACGAACTTCCTTTCGTGAAGGTGGAAGTATGGGAGAGTCTCTTCAGACCTTACAAGCCCGTTCCAGAAAGGCTGAGGCCGGTGGATAGAATGGTTGCACACACGGCTTACATGATATTCGCCACAAAAGTTTGTAGAAAGGAGGAAATATGA
- a CDS encoding GerMN domain-containing protein: MKKYAFFTIILMTIVVFSTELKICYLNEDLLPVVKVIEAKENPVLEIFEALSSPPPELRSFVPQNVLRAYFFVGDYLILDLYGEKLKGMDFEAERYFLHQTLYTIFLNVKGVNNVYILVDGKRRGVLVKHVDIRFSFPREVWEKWPIH, encoded by the coding sequence ATGAAAAAGTACGCTTTTTTTACGATAATTCTGATGACGATCGTGGTTTTTTCAACAGAGCTGAAGATATGCTATTTGAACGAGGACCTTCTGCCCGTTGTCAAGGTGATAGAAGCAAAGGAAAATCCTGTTCTTGAAATCTTCGAGGCTCTCTCGTCTCCTCCCCCGGAACTGAGGAGTTTCGTTCCTCAGAATGTGCTGAGAGCTTATTTCTTCGTTGGAGACTACCTGATCTTAGACCTGTACGGCGAAAAGCTGAAAGGAATGGACTTTGAAGCAGAAAGGTACTTTCTCCATCAGACACTCTACACGATCTTTTTGAACGTGAAGGGTGTGAACAACGTGTACATACTCGTGGATGGGAAAAGACGCGGCGTGCTCGTCAAACATGTGGACATCAGATTCAGTTTTCCAAGAGAGGTGTGGGAGAAGTGGCCGATACACTGA
- a CDS encoding DUF4941 domain-containing protein, giving the protein MKTLWLILILSFTVSLAETFTLDATLLNFDEILQVLMEHSRIFETTPPSTGTVGSLRYLEYNNHVLANVENLYILDNNKLPDPGVPLETLKLFGVDYVQSDGTIRMITCRVNSIEEIGRTIVVNYEGERNFDIEQTEDSMKIVAKDWLVFRGKPAAPGDVLFEKGEAVVEKTAESDGQFRVLLKFKQATGYVVKPLGERIDPFEKDTVFLVGYGDGRVIVRSFSKDLNGLDLPAYSNSLKIAKKIADEMGYRIEICPIYDIPVGVTGVVVLLRDEKDMSKLLDVIERLMKE; this is encoded by the coding sequence ATGAAGACGCTCTGGTTGATACTGATTCTTTCTTTCACTGTTTCTCTGGCAGAAACCTTTACGCTGGATGCTACCCTGCTGAACTTCGACGAAATTTTGCAGGTTTTGATGGAGCATTCAAGGATCTTCGAAACCACCCCACCGTCCACAGGAACGGTGGGAAGTCTCAGGTATCTGGAGTACAACAACCACGTTCTTGCAAACGTAGAAAACCTATACATCCTCGACAACAATAAGCTGCCAGATCCAGGTGTTCCGTTAGAAACTCTAAAATTGTTTGGCGTAGACTATGTACAATCAGATGGGACCATCAGAATGATCACATGTCGAGTGAACTCCATAGAGGAGATTGGAAGAACGATCGTTGTGAACTACGAAGGTGAAAGAAACTTCGATATCGAACAGACGGAAGACTCTATGAAGATCGTCGCAAAAGACTGGCTCGTTTTCAGGGGAAAACCGGCCGCACCCGGGGATGTGCTCTTTGAAAAAGGAGAAGCTGTAGTAGAAAAAACTGCAGAGAGCGATGGTCAGTTCAGAGTCTTGCTGAAATTCAAACAAGCAACTGGATACGTTGTAAAACCCTTGGGAGAGAGGATCGATCCCTTCGAGAAAGACACGGTTTTCCTTGTGGGATACGGTGATGGAAGGGTGATCGTGAGGAGTTTTTCAAAAGACTTGAATGGGCTCGATCTTCCCGCTTATTCGAACTCTTTGAAGATTGCAAAGAAGATAGCAGACGAGATGGGTTACAGAATCGAGATATGTCCCATATACGATATTCCCGTTGGAGTCACAGGGGTTGTAGTCCTTCTGAGAGATGAAAAAGACATGTCAAAACTTCTGGACGTCATTGAGAGGTTGATGAAAGAATGA